A genomic window from Streptomyces mirabilis includes:
- a CDS encoding SWIM zinc finger family protein, with amino-acid sequence MTQQGVRWTADQVLALAPDAASRTASSKLGAAGPWSEAGSSDEGTVWGLCRGSGSRPYQTVIDIADSTGPAYTCSCPSRKFPCKHALGLLLLWAGADGSVPRGPAPDWAEQWIKGRRERAAEKGTTGGASGTASPGDPEAARRRARRRAERITAGAAELEQRLADLLRGGLASAEQAGYGMWEETAARMVDAQAPGLAARVRELGAIPSSGPGWPVRLLEECALLHLLDQGWLRRERLPDDLAATVRSRVGLPGSADGPPVRDRWLVLAQYDTADTRLTTRRIWLYGAGSDRTALLLSYGAAGRAPELTLPVGLAFEAEVSAYPGAGQLRAALGERFTPPAPARTRPPGLTASQAAARFGEALRADPWLDSHPVTLVRVIPTPDGDTWQLADADGDFALPIASSLLSRPGLWRLAALSGGAPVTVFGECGHRGFTPLTAWPEGVGEPVSLC; translated from the coding sequence ATGACTCAGCAGGGGGTGCGCTGGACGGCGGATCAGGTGCTGGCACTGGCGCCTGATGCCGCGTCACGTACGGCCAGCAGCAAGCTCGGCGCGGCCGGGCCGTGGTCGGAGGCAGGCAGTTCTGACGAGGGGACGGTATGGGGACTGTGCAGGGGAAGCGGCAGCAGGCCTTATCAGACGGTCATCGACATCGCGGACTCCACCGGGCCCGCGTACACGTGCAGTTGCCCGAGCCGGAAGTTCCCGTGCAAGCACGCGCTGGGACTACTGCTGCTCTGGGCGGGCGCGGACGGTTCGGTACCGCGAGGGCCGGCGCCGGACTGGGCGGAGCAGTGGATAAAGGGGAGACGAGAGCGAGCGGCGGAGAAGGGGACGACGGGCGGGGCATCTGGGACGGCGTCACCGGGCGATCCGGAAGCGGCCCGGCGCAGGGCGCGGCGGCGGGCCGAGCGGATCACCGCGGGGGCGGCGGAGCTGGAGCAGCGGTTGGCGGATCTGCTGCGGGGCGGCCTCGCGTCGGCCGAGCAGGCGGGGTACGGGATGTGGGAGGAGACGGCGGCCCGCATGGTCGACGCGCAGGCGCCCGGACTGGCCGCGCGGGTCAGGGAATTGGGGGCGATTCCCTCCTCCGGACCCGGCTGGCCGGTGCGGCTGCTGGAGGAGTGCGCGTTGCTCCATCTCCTCGACCAGGGCTGGCTGCGCCGTGAGCGGCTGCCGGACGACCTGGCCGCGACGGTTCGCTCGCGGGTGGGGCTGCCTGGTTCGGCGGACGGGCCACCGGTGCGGGACCGCTGGCTGGTCCTCGCCCAGTACGACACGGCGGACACCCGGCTCACGACCCGCAGGATCTGGCTCTACGGCGCGGGGAGCGACCGCACCGCGCTGCTCCTCTCCTATGGGGCCGCCGGCCGTGCGCCGGAGCTGACGCTGCCGGTGGGGCTGGCCTTCGAGGCGGAGGTGTCCGCCTATCCGGGCGCCGGGCAGCTCCGTGCGGCCCTGGGCGAGCGGTTCACGCCGCCCGCCCCCGCGCGGACACGTCCACCGGGGCTGACCGCCTCCCAGGCGGCGGCCCGCTTCGGCGAAGCCCTGCGGGCCGACCCCTGGCTCGACTCCCACCCGGTCACGCTGGTCCGGGTGATACCCACCCCTGACGGCGACACCTGGCAACTGGCGGACGCCGACGGCGACTTCGCCCTCCCGATCGCCTCTTCCCTTCTCTCCCGACCCGGGCTGTGGCGCCTCGCCGCCCTGTCCGGCGGCGCCCCCGTCACGGTCTTCGGAGAGTGCGGCCACCGCGGCTTCACTCCCCTGACGGCCTGGCCGGAGGGCGTCGGGGAGCCGGTGTCCCTGTGCTGA
- a CDS encoding esterase/lipase family protein, whose product MKVTGAELPFLPLRQRLLPSRLTGLSVALLKATALEIAILAGHLLLYPSGITQERRGTPALPPPDAPRLPTGTKPPVVLLHGFIDNRSVFVLLRRNLAQHGRQHIESLNYSPLTNDIRAAAELLGRHIEDICERTGREQVDIVGHSLGGLIARYYVQRLGGDLRVRTLVTLGTPHAGTKVVPLMNAHPIVRQMRPGSEVIEELRKPAPDCRTQFVSFWSDLDHLMDPLETASIDHPDLLAQSVQVSGIGHLALPVHPAVAAGIRQALDFEETQARPVAAPAAETGGLTVA is encoded by the coding sequence ATGAAGGTCACCGGGGCTGAGTTGCCCTTTCTCCCTCTCCGTCAGCGCCTGCTGCCCAGCCGACTGACCGGGCTCTCGGTGGCCCTGTTGAAGGCGACGGCCCTGGAGATCGCCATCCTCGCCGGGCACCTCCTCCTCTATCCGTCCGGCATCACCCAGGAGCGCCGCGGCACCCCCGCGCTCCCCCCGCCCGACGCGCCCCGGCTGCCCACCGGGACCAAGCCGCCGGTCGTGCTGCTGCACGGCTTCATCGACAACCGTTCGGTCTTCGTGCTGTTGCGCCGCAACCTCGCCCAGCACGGCAGGCAGCACATCGAGTCGCTCAACTACTCGCCGCTGACGAACGACATCCGCGCGGCCGCGGAGCTGCTCGGGCGGCACATAGAGGACATCTGCGAGCGCACCGGGCGCGAGCAGGTGGACATAGTGGGGCACAGCCTCGGCGGACTGATAGCGCGCTACTACGTCCAGCGCCTCGGCGGGGACCTGCGCGTCCGCACCCTGGTCACGCTCGGCACGCCGCACGCGGGCACGAAGGTCGTTCCGCTGATGAACGCGCACCCGATCGTCCGTCAGATGCGGCCGGGTTCCGAGGTGATCGAGGAGCTGCGCAAGCCCGCGCCCGACTGCCGTACGCAGTTCGTGAGCTTCTGGAGCGACCTCGACCATCTGATGGACCCGCTGGAGACCGCCTCCATCGACCACCCGGACCTGCTCGCACAGAGCGTCCAAGTGAGCGGAATCGGACATCTCGCCCTGCCCGTCCACCCCGCGGTCGCCGCCGGGATACGGCAGGCACTCGACTTCGAGGAGACACAGGCCCGCCCCGTCGCCGCGCCCGCCGCCGAAACCGGGGGTCTGACAGTGGCGTAA
- a CDS encoding cobalamin B12-binding domain-containing protein encodes MGVAAGPIRVVVAKPGLDGHDRGAKVIARALRDAGMEVIYTGLHQTPEQIVDTAIQEDADAIGLSILSGAHNTLFAAVIDLLKERDAEDIKVFGGGIIPEADIAPLKEKGVAEIFTPGATTTSIVEWVRANVRQPAGA; translated from the coding sequence ATGGGTGTGGCAGCCGGTCCGATCCGCGTGGTGGTGGCCAAGCCGGGGCTCGACGGCCACGATCGCGGGGCCAAGGTGATCGCGCGGGCGCTGCGCGACGCCGGTATGGAGGTCATCTACACCGGGCTCCACCAGACCCCGGAGCAGATCGTCGACACCGCGATCCAGGAGGACGCCGACGCGATCGGCCTCTCGATCCTCTCCGGCGCCCACAACACACTGTTCGCCGCGGTCATCGATCTCCTGAAGGAGCGCGACGCGGAGGACATCAAGGTCTTCGGCGGCGGGATCATTCCCGAGGCGGACATCGCGCCGCTCAAGGAGAAGGGCGTCGCCGAGATCTTCACGCCGGGCGCGACGACCACGTCGATCGTGGAGTGGGTCCGGGCGAACGTGCGCCAGCCGGCCGGCGCGTAG
- a CDS encoding peptidoglycan DD-metalloendopeptidase family protein: MPVSRVEETCGRLSRPRTAGYSRRTALPAPVVEAKEKLVNDRHPSGTATPPAPASDAAAAPYASYGGQEVQYGDFTSYDGYATTGTYATGNFETTGFETAAFAADPLFGDMSGGGGTGSYDATQWSTGNHQMPHYDPYAAQHQAAYDTGAYDTTAWASGYQQLADIPAQHPGPEGTGQWDAAAWLQAEQSGQTQQWTAHTQETGAYDATQWNIAGEHDPYDGYEQHQQAESYEQQLAAEAYEHQPVSESDGDDQTFDRPFDQQATATFEQVSYEESGAAEDEFEDAGDAQDAPLLEDMEEVTPVPRPANRSGSRSRRRSPAKRSALLTVAVPSACVMGVAGIAAASVGTIGGNDSKDNTTLSASDGTAVKPSAVNNKLDTQLQSLSAGADDFADRASRTQERIDLKAQQAAEKQKAAAEAARKERLRPKFVLPVTQKGLSAYFGQAGVNWMSVHTGIDFPVSYGTPVMAATDGTVRTQWNSAYGNMAIVTAMDGTETWYCHLSSYKVPSGTVVKAGEQIAFSGNSGNSTGPHLHFEVRPAGGSAIDPLPWLRSHGLDPT, from the coding sequence ATGCCCGTTTCCCGAGTGGAGGAAACCTGCGGAAGATTGTCGCGCCCGCGTACCGCCGGGTACAGTCGCCGCACTGCTCTGCCAGCCCCTGTTGTCGAGGCGAAAGAGAAGTTGGTGAACGACCGTCACCCGTCGGGGACCGCAACGCCCCCGGCTCCGGCCTCCGATGCCGCCGCGGCGCCCTATGCGTCGTACGGTGGCCAGGAAGTCCAGTACGGCGACTTCACCTCGTACGACGGCTACGCCACCACCGGTACCTACGCGACCGGAAACTTCGAGACCACGGGTTTCGAGACCGCGGCCTTCGCGGCCGACCCTCTCTTCGGCGACATGTCGGGCGGCGGCGGCACGGGTTCGTACGACGCCACGCAGTGGAGCACCGGCAACCACCAGATGCCGCACTACGATCCGTACGCCGCACAGCACCAGGCGGCGTACGACACGGGTGCCTACGACACGACCGCCTGGGCGAGCGGATACCAGCAGCTCGCCGACATCCCCGCGCAGCACCCGGGCCCCGAGGGCACCGGTCAGTGGGACGCGGCCGCCTGGCTCCAGGCCGAACAGAGTGGCCAGACCCAGCAGTGGACCGCGCACACCCAGGAGACCGGCGCGTACGACGCCACGCAGTGGAACATCGCGGGCGAACACGACCCGTACGACGGGTACGAGCAGCACCAGCAGGCCGAGTCGTACGAGCAGCAGCTCGCCGCCGAGGCCTACGAGCACCAGCCGGTGTCCGAGTCCGACGGGGACGACCAGACCTTCGACCGGCCCTTCGACCAGCAGGCGACCGCGACCTTCGAGCAGGTGTCGTACGAGGAATCCGGCGCCGCGGAGGACGAGTTCGAGGACGCCGGTGACGCGCAGGACGCGCCACTGCTGGAGGACATGGAAGAGGTCACTCCGGTCCCCCGCCCCGCGAACCGGTCCGGGTCCCGTTCCCGGCGGCGCAGCCCGGCGAAGCGTTCCGCCTTGCTGACCGTCGCGGTGCCCTCGGCCTGTGTGATGGGGGTCGCGGGGATCGCCGCCGCCTCCGTGGGCACCATCGGCGGGAACGACAGCAAGGACAACACGACCCTCAGCGCGTCCGACGGGACCGCGGTGAAGCCGTCGGCCGTCAACAACAAACTGGACACGCAGCTCCAGAGCCTCTCCGCGGGCGCGGACGACTTCGCCGACCGGGCCAGCCGGACGCAGGAACGTATCGACCTCAAGGCGCAGCAGGCCGCCGAGAAGCAGAAGGCGGCGGCGGAAGCGGCCCGCAAGGAGCGGCTGCGGCCGAAATTCGTGCTCCCGGTCACGCAGAAGGGCCTCAGCGCCTACTTCGGCCAGGCCGGCGTCAACTGGATGTCCGTGCACACGGGCATCGACTTCCCGGTGTCGTACGGCACGCCGGTGATGGCCGCGACCGACGGCACCGTACGGACGCAGTGGAACAGCGCGTACGGGAACATGGCGATCGTCACCGCGATGGACGGCACGGAGACCTGGTACTGCCACCTCTCCAGCTACAAAGTGCCGTCGGGCACGGTCGTGAAGGCCGGTGAGCAGATCGCGTTCTCCGGGAACTCCGGCAACTCGACCGGTCCGCACCTGCACTTCGAGGTCCGCCCCGCGGGCGGCTCGGCGATCGACCCGCTGCCGTGGCTGCGCAGCCACGGCCTGGACCCGACGTAA
- a CDS encoding AAA family ATPase: MSVPVASVEPTTVRPPVSEGLGEGVSESAGEALRPHAEHAFAAELTALAAQDDRPRPARWRLSPWAVATYLLGGTLPDGTVITPKYVGPRRIVEVAVTTLATDRALLLLGVPGTAKTWVSEHLAAAVSGDSTLLVQGTAGTPEEAIRYGWNYAQLLAHGPSRDALVPSPVMRAMAEGMTARVEELTRIPADVQDTLITILSEKVLPIPELGQEVQAVRGFNVIATANDRDRGVNELSSALRRRFNTVVLPLPESADAEVDIVSRRVDQIGRFLDLPAVPEGIDEIRRVVTVFRELRDGVTADGRTKLKSPSGTLSTAEAISVVTGGLALAAHFGDGVLRASDVAAGILGAVVRDPAADRVIWQEYLEAVVRERDGWKDFYRACREVSA, from the coding sequence ATGTCCGTGCCCGTTGCGTCCGTTGAACCGACGACCGTCCGTCCGCCCGTGAGCGAGGGCCTGGGCGAAGGCGTGAGCGAGAGCGCGGGCGAGGCGCTGCGACCACATGCCGAGCACGCCTTCGCCGCCGAACTCACCGCGCTGGCCGCGCAGGACGACCGGCCGCGGCCCGCCCGCTGGCGGCTGTCGCCCTGGGCGGTGGCCACCTATCTGCTGGGCGGCACGCTGCCGGACGGCACGGTGATCACACCGAAGTACGTGGGACCGCGCCGCATCGTCGAGGTCGCCGTCACCACGCTCGCCACCGACCGCGCCCTGCTCCTGCTCGGCGTGCCCGGCACCGCGAAGACGTGGGTGTCCGAGCACCTGGCCGCGGCGGTCAGCGGCGACTCGACCCTGCTGGTGCAGGGCACGGCCGGCACACCGGAGGAGGCGATCCGGTACGGCTGGAACTACGCGCAGCTGCTGGCCCACGGCCCCAGCCGGGACGCCCTCGTGCCGAGCCCGGTCATGCGGGCCATGGCGGAGGGCATGACGGCCCGGGTCGAGGAGCTGACCCGCATCCCGGCGGACGTGCAGGACACACTGATCACGATCCTGTCGGAAAAGGTCCTGCCCATACCGGAATTGGGCCAGGAGGTGCAGGCCGTCCGCGGCTTCAACGTGATCGCCACCGCCAACGACCGCGACCGCGGGGTGAACGAGCTGTCCAGTGCCCTGCGCCGCCGCTTCAACACGGTGGTGCTGCCCCTGCCGGAGAGCGCGGACGCCGAGGTCGACATCGTCTCGCGGCGTGTCGACCAGATCGGCCGGTTCCTCGACCTGCCCGCCGTGCCCGAGGGCATCGACGAGATCCGCCGTGTCGTCACCGTCTTCCGGGAGCTGCGCGACGGGGTGACGGCCGACGGGCGGACAAAGCTGAAGTCGCCCAGCGGCACGCTGTCCACCGCCGAGGCGATCTCGGTCGTCACGGGCGGCCTGGCCCTCGCCGCCCACTTCGGCGACGGCGTCCTGCGCGCGTCCGACGTGGCGGCCGGCATCCTCGGCGCCGTCGTCCGTGATCCGGCCGCCGACCGGGTCATCTGGCAGGAGTATCTGGAGGCGGTCGTCCGCGAGCGGGACGGCTGGAAGGACTTCTACCGGGCCTGCCGGGAGGTGAGCGCATGA